Proteins encoded together in one Paracoccus sp. SMMA_5_TC window:
- the menC gene encoding o-succinylbenzoate synthase, with protein MTPIFPGIRIDSAELRLVRLPLLTPFVISTGTMTEKLFPLLTLRGEGLEGYGEGVMDVLPDYLEETQAGSLAFLRQAILPAVTGRRMSSPAELGALLDPWRGHRMAKAMVEMAFWDLWAKALNLPLSAALGGVRNSVEVGVSLGIAEIPATLARVQAAAQDGYRRIKLKIRRGHDLKLLDAVRAEFPDLHLTVDANTDYRLSDLGLLKAMDAYGLDYIEQPLAHDDIHDHASVQAHLLTPICLDESIRSASDARKALVAHAARVINIKVGRVGGFAAARAIHDICAAFDVPVWCGGMLESGIGRAQNIHLATLPNFSKPGDTSSASRYFRRDIVEQPLEAQGGLMSVPRHGPGLGVTLDRGYLASVSSQIEEFRP; from the coding sequence ATGACCCCGATCTTTCCCGGCATCCGCATCGATTCGGCGGAGCTGCGGCTGGTGCGCCTGCCGCTGCTGACGCCCTTTGTCATCTCGACCGGCACCATGACCGAAAAGCTGTTTCCGCTGCTGACACTGCGCGGCGAGGGGCTGGAAGGTTACGGCGAAGGGGTCATGGACGTTCTGCCCGATTATCTCGAGGAAACGCAGGCCGGCTCGCTGGCCTTCCTGCGTCAGGCGATCCTGCCGGCAGTCACCGGTCGCCGCATGTCCAGCCCGGCCGAACTGGGCGCGCTGCTGGATCCCTGGCGCGGCCACCGCATGGCCAAGGCCATGGTCGAAATGGCGTTCTGGGATCTGTGGGCCAAGGCCCTGAACCTGCCGCTTTCGGCCGCCCTGGGCGGGGTGCGCAACAGCGTCGAGGTCGGCGTCAGCCTGGGCATCGCCGAGATTCCGGCCACGCTGGCGCGCGTGCAGGCCGCCGCGCAGGACGGCTATCGCCGCATCAAGCTGAAGATCCGGCGCGGTCACGACCTCAAGCTGCTCGACGCGGTGCGGGCCGAATTTCCGGACCTGCATCTGACCGTCGATGCCAATACCGATTACCGGCTCAGCGATCTGGGGCTGCTGAAGGCCATGGACGCCTATGGCCTCGACTATATCGAGCAACCGCTGGCCCATGACGACATCCACGATCACGCCAGCGTGCAGGCGCATCTGCTGACGCCGATCTGCCTTGACGAAAGCATCCGCAGCGCCAGCGACGCGCGCAAGGCGCTGGTGGCCCATGCCGCGCGTGTCATCAACATCAAGGTCGGCCGCGTCGGCGGCTTTGCGGCGGCTCGCGCGATCCATGATATCTGCGCCGCCTTTGACGTGCCGGTCTGGTGCGGGGGGATGCTGGAATCCGGCATCGGCCGGGCGCAGAACATCCACCTGGCGACGCTGCCCAATTTCAGCAAGCCTGGCGACACCTCGTCGGCCAGCCGTTATTTCCGCCGCGATATCGTCGAACAGCCGCTTGAGGCACAGGGCGGGCTCATGTCGGTGCCGCGCCACGGGCCGGGGCTGGGCGTCACCCTGGACCGCGGCTATCTGGCCAGCGTCAGCAGCCAGATCGAGGAGTTCCGCCCGTGA